In Chryseobacterium turcicum, a single window of DNA contains:
- a CDS encoding PQQ-dependent sugar dehydrogenase: MKKLLLSLTLFSSLIVQAQSFVLEEFATGLTNPVEITNANDSRLFVVQQNGIIKIIQPNGTINAVDFINISSKINFGGERGLLGLAFHPQYLTNGYFFVYYNNTAGNIIVARYSVSTTNSNIADPDSEKIILNIPKPFANHNGGSIHFAPDGNLWVVTGDGGSSGDPNNNAQNKNSLLGKMLRIDINSTAAYNIPTENPFVGIDGSDEIWSYGLRNAWKYSFDLTTGNVMIADVGQGLFEEINRMPITQAGINYGWRCYEGNNTYNATGCAASSTMTFPVAIYDHSGSKCSITGGYVYRGTQNPSLQGKYFFADYCSQQIGMMETNNSISWTTPFSGNNFSTFGQDNLKELYVAAVNNGKIYKITTATLGVQDTTFSQIRVYPNPASERIFVDGLKGNNNVAEIFTTEGRKVLDETKFDFENSINISGIPAGVYYINIKAGDFKSYSQKIMIK; encoded by the coding sequence ATGAAAAAACTATTACTTTCATTAACATTATTCTCTTCCTTAATCGTACAAGCTCAAAGTTTTGTTCTGGAAGAATTCGCAACAGGGCTTACCAATCCCGTAGAAATTACCAATGCAAATGACAGCCGTCTTTTCGTAGTGCAACAGAATGGAATTATTAAGATTATACAACCTAACGGAACAATAAATGCTGTAGATTTTATTAATATTAGCAGTAAAATAAATTTCGGTGGAGAAAGAGGTCTTTTAGGCTTGGCTTTTCACCCTCAATATTTAACTAACGGATATTTTTTTGTGTATTACAACAATACAGCCGGAAATATTATCGTAGCAAGATATTCTGTGAGTACAACCAATTCTAATATTGCTGATCCGGATTCAGAAAAGATTATTTTAAACATTCCCAAGCCTTTTGCAAACCATAACGGCGGAAGCATTCATTTTGCTCCGGACGGAAATTTGTGGGTGGTGACGGGAGATGGAGGAAGTTCAGGAGACCCTAACAATAATGCGCAAAACAAAAATTCATTATTAGGAAAAATGCTTAGAATTGATATTAATTCAACCGCGGCTTACAACATTCCTACAGAAAATCCTTTTGTAGGGATAGATGGTTCAGATGAGATTTGGTCTTATGGATTAAGAAATGCGTGGAAATATTCTTTTGACTTAACCACCGGAAATGTAATGATTGCAGATGTAGGACAAGGCCTTTTTGAGGAAATCAACCGAATGCCGATAACGCAAGCTGGAATTAATTATGGATGGAGATGTTACGAAGGAAATAATACGTATAACGCAACTGGCTGTGCAGCTTCATCAACCATGACTTTTCCGGTCGCTATTTATGATCATTCTGGAAGTAAATGTTCTATTACCGGAGGTTACGTTTATCGCGGAACCCAAAATCCTAGTTTGCAGGGAAAATACTTTTTTGCAGATTACTGTTCTCAACAAATCGGGATGATGGAAACCAATAATTCAATTTCTTGGACGACTCCTTTTAGCGGAAATAATTTTTCCACTTTCGGACAAGATAATCTTAAAGAACTTTATGTGGCAGCTGTAAACAATGGTAAAATTTACAAGATTACAACGGCAACTTTAGGAGTGCAAGATACTACATTCAGCCAAATTCGAGTGTATCCCAATCCTGCTTCTGAAAGAATTTTTGTTGATGGGTTAAAAGGAAATAATAATGTTGCAGAAATTTTCACTACCGAAGGCAGAAAAGTTTTAGATGAAACAAAATTCGATTTTGAAAACAGCATCAATATCTCAGGAATTCCTGCAGGAGTTTACTATATTAATATTAAAGCGGGAGATTTTAAATCTTACAGCCAGAAAATTATGATTAAATAG
- a CDS encoding sialate O-acetylesterase, which produces MKNLKIFFLLLIPTFFYAQKIRVFVLAGQSNMNGFGYNKDLPNDLKTFKDVYIFQGNSVPDGEKNGGVGKWDVLKAGNGTGFKTDGKINALSNRFGLEMTFAKRMKELFPNDKIALIKYAREGTSIDSLATGSFGCWDSDYHGKNGLNQYDYFLNTVKNALSEKDIDGNGKADELVISGILWMQGEGDASYNEEIANNYYAHLKNLMNQMRAALRTDDLPVVIGKISDSGKNEKGKVWPMGELVQYAQEKFVREDKNAAIVRSTQKYNYGNDPWHYDSAGYIDLGKSFADEVFRLIINFEKKD; this is translated from the coding sequence ATGAAAAATTTAAAAATATTTTTTCTATTATTAATTCCAACCTTTTTTTATGCTCAGAAAATACGGGTTTTCGTTTTGGCAGGTCAGTCGAATATGAATGGTTTTGGATATAATAAGGATCTTCCGAATGATTTAAAAACTTTTAAAGATGTTTATATTTTTCAGGGAAATTCTGTTCCGGATGGCGAAAAAAATGGCGGAGTAGGAAAATGGGATGTTTTGAAAGCCGGAAACGGAACTGGTTTTAAAACTGACGGAAAAATAAATGCTCTTTCAAACCGATTTGGATTGGAAATGACTTTTGCCAAAAGGATGAAAGAACTTTTTCCAAACGATAAAATTGCTTTGATAAAATATGCAAGAGAAGGCACCTCCATCGACAGCCTTGCGACGGGAAGCTTTGGCTGTTGGGATTCCGATTATCACGGAAAAAATGGACTTAATCAATATGATTATTTTCTGAACACGGTAAAAAATGCTTTAAGCGAAAAAGATATTGACGGAAACGGAAAAGCAGACGAACTAGTAATCTCGGGAATTTTGTGGATGCAAGGCGAAGGAGACGCAAGCTACAACGAAGAAATTGCAAATAATTATTACGCTCATCTGAAAAATTTAATGAACCAAATGCGGGCTGCTTTGCGCACCGATGATTTACCTGTTGTGATTGGAAAAATTTCAGATTCAGGAAAAAATGAAAAAGGAAAAGTCTGGCCAATGGGAGAGTTGGTACAATATGCTCAGGAGAAATTTGTACGTGAAGATAAAAACGCTGCGATTGTTCGCTCAACCCAAAAATACAATTACGGAAACGACCCATGGCATTATGACAGTGCAGGTTATATCGATTTGGGGAAGAGTTTCGCAGATGAAGTATTTAGACTCATTATAAATTTCGAGAAGAAAGACTAA
- the hemN gene encoding oxygen-independent coproporphyrinogen III oxidase — protein sequence MNSLIDKYNIPGPRYTSYPTVPYWDESTFSPEKWKSSVIKSFNESNSGEGISIYIHLPFCEALCTFCACHKRITKQHSVEVPYLESVLKEWMLYLKLFNEKPKLKELHLGGGTPTFFSPENLKTLLQGIFNTVEIAEHPEFSFEGHPNNTTREHLQTLFDLGFRRASFGVQDYDLKVQKAINRIQPFENVKNVTEWAREIGYTSISHDLVYGLPHSNWESMALTIHKTLELKPDRLAYYSYAHVPWIKGVGQRGFDENDLPSGEEKRRLYEDGKKLLEELGYREVGMDHFSLEDDELYKSMISGDIHRNFMGYSSSKTQLMIGLGMSSISDSWYAFAQNVKTVEEYQKIVEEGEIPVVKGHVLNEEDLSIRRHILNLMCQLETTFENKEAIPELENAFDMLQEMERDELVEINDNQIKITEKGRAFTRNVAMVFDLRMLRNKPETRIFSMTI from the coding sequence ATGAATTCGTTAATCGATAAATATAATATTCCAGGCCCGCGTTATACGTCTTATCCCACTGTTCCTTATTGGGACGAATCTACTTTTTCTCCGGAAAAATGGAAATCAAGTGTCATTAAATCTTTTAATGAAAGCAATTCGGGAGAAGGAATTTCAATTTACATTCACCTTCCTTTCTGTGAAGCATTATGTACTTTTTGTGCTTGTCATAAACGTATTACAAAGCAACACAGTGTAGAAGTTCCTTACCTGGAAAGTGTTTTAAAAGAATGGATGCTTTATCTTAAATTATTTAATGAAAAGCCAAAATTAAAAGAACTGCATTTAGGAGGCGGAACTCCCACGTTTTTCTCTCCGGAAAATCTAAAAACTTTATTGCAGGGAATTTTTAATACAGTAGAAATTGCAGAACATCCTGAATTTTCTTTTGAAGGTCACCCAAATAATACCACAAGAGAACATCTTCAGACTTTGTTTGATTTAGGTTTCCGAAGAGCTAGTTTTGGAGTGCAGGATTATGATTTGAAAGTTCAGAAAGCTATCAACAGAATTCAGCCTTTCGAAAACGTAAAAAATGTTACTGAATGGGCTAGAGAAATTGGCTATACAAGCATTTCTCATGATTTGGTGTATGGTTTACCACATTCTAATTGGGAAAGTATGGCGCTTACCATTCATAAAACTTTAGAGTTGAAGCCAGATCGTCTTGCTTATTATTCTTATGCTCATGTACCATGGATAAAAGGAGTAGGGCAAAGAGGTTTTGATGAAAATGATTTACCAAGCGGTGAAGAGAAGCGAAGATTGTATGAAGATGGTAAAAAATTATTAGAAGAATTAGGATATAGAGAAGTAGGGATGGATCATTTTTCTTTGGAAGATGATGAGTTGTACAAATCTATGATTTCGGGAGATATTCACCGTAATTTTATGGGATACTCTTCGAGCAAAACTCAGCTGATGATAGGTTTGGGAATGAGTTCGATTTCAGATTCTTGGTATGCTTTTGCTCAAAATGTAAAAACGGTTGAAGAGTATCAAAAAATTGTTGAAGAAGGGGAGATTCCTGTAGTGAAAGGCCATGTTTTAAATGAAGAAGATTTATCAATCAGAAGACATATTCTAAACTTAATGTGCCAATTGGAAACCACTTTTGAAAATAAAGAAGCCATCCCGGAGCTTGAAAATGCTTTTGATATGCTTCAGGAAATGGAACGTGATGAATTGGTTGAAATTAACGATAATCAAATAAAAATTACTGAAAAAGGACGGGCTTTCACCAGAAATGTAGCCATGGTTTTTGATCTCAGAATGTTGAGAAACAAGCCCGAAACCAGAATTTTTTCAATGACGATATAG
- the secD gene encoding protein translocase subunit SecD, producing the protein MQGKGLITIVAIVLGLICLNELLPTWYAGRIESQIEAANGNEKEIQRLKDETLNLGFTELSYAKAKDKEMKLGLDLKGGINVLLEINQRDLVNDLTNYSTNPILIEALNRTDEAQKNSTKSYIDNFFVEFDAVNKAKGANLKLADPEIFGNTNLSEIKFNTTDDQVRSIVKKRIDLSVGTAFEVIRTRIDKLGAIQPNVQRVPGTARISVEMPGMKDIDKVKKMLQTSAKLQFWEIQQFAEVAPYFQTLTAVVAAKGDSMGVAKNTNFLNLMQGGKSGSMSSVGSVKLTDTAKVNKILNSKIAQSLRPANIKYTQFMWGYKPESTDEKSLVLYAIRGNINQKAPVDGAVETASIGYDELSRVVVDMQMDSKGAKDWKTLTEKNVGKPVAVTLDNRVYTAPNVQGAIPNGRTQISGNFSQEEAKELVDVLGAGKLPAGAKVVQATQVGPSLGQESIDAGVISFSIAFLIIIAYIIFYYGGAGVYAVIAMIINLFYIFGIMDSGDFTLTLPGIAGIVLSMAMAVDTNVIIYERTKEELFAGKNILEAYKDGFKHALNAIIDGHLTMILTAVVLFFFGTGPIKGFALTLLIGAVMTLFTSILLSRVMIFHRLNKGKGLSVWTPPTKNLFRNTWIDFIGKRKYSYIISAILTVISLGSIFVNGFKFGIDFTGGRNYVVRFDKNVNAEDIENNLVKVFTTQDGKNSSVEAKTFGNENQLKISTDYLINDESLKADQTIEQKLFEGLKPNLPANMTLEEFKSADTDHAGIISSEKVGPSVADDIQTHGTLAVVAALAGIFIYILVRFRKWQFSLGAVAALLHDAIIILGAFSLFHSVMPFNMEVNQDFIAAILTVLGYSINDTVIIFDRIREYLREKKALTLSGLFDDAISSTLGRTFNTTFTTLLVILAIFIFGGDNLRGFMFALLIGIGFGAYSSIFIASAIAYDFLKSGKEEDVHGKSSSDKELLATK; encoded by the coding sequence ATGCAAGGAAAAGGACTTATTACAATTGTTGCTATTGTACTAGGGTTAATTTGCTTAAATGAGCTATTACCAACCTGGTACGCCGGCAGAATTGAATCGCAAATCGAAGCTGCGAACGGAAACGAGAAAGAAATTCAGAGATTAAAAGATGAAACTTTAAATCTTGGGTTTACAGAACTTTCTTATGCTAAGGCAAAAGACAAAGAAATGAAGCTAGGTCTTGACCTGAAAGGGGGGATCAACGTTCTTTTGGAAATCAATCAGAGAGATCTGGTGAATGATTTAACTAATTATTCTACCAATCCTATTCTTATTGAGGCTCTAAATAGAACAGATGAAGCTCAAAAAAACTCTACAAAATCTTATATCGACAACTTCTTTGTTGAGTTTGATGCCGTAAACAAAGCAAAAGGCGCAAACCTTAAACTTGCAGATCCTGAAATCTTCGGAAATACTAATCTTTCTGAGATTAAATTTAACACCACAGATGATCAGGTAAGAAGCATTGTTAAAAAAAGAATTGATCTTTCTGTAGGTACAGCTTTTGAAGTAATCAGAACCAGAATTGATAAACTAGGAGCTATCCAGCCAAACGTACAGAGAGTTCCGGGAACGGCAAGAATCTCTGTAGAAATGCCGGGTATGAAAGATATCGATAAGGTGAAAAAGATGCTTCAAACTTCTGCAAAACTTCAGTTTTGGGAAATACAGCAGTTTGCTGAAGTAGCACCTTATTTTCAGACTTTAACAGCGGTAGTTGCTGCAAAAGGTGACTCTATGGGAGTTGCTAAAAACACTAATTTCCTTAATCTTATGCAGGGTGGTAAATCTGGAAGCATGAGCTCTGTAGGAAGTGTGAAGCTAACAGATACTGCAAAAGTTAACAAGATTTTAAACAGTAAAATTGCACAGTCTTTACGTCCTGCAAATATTAAATATACCCAATTTATGTGGGGGTACAAGCCAGAATCTACGGATGAGAAAAGCTTGGTTTTATATGCTATAAGAGGTAATATCAACCAAAAAGCTCCGGTAGATGGAGCTGTAGAAACTGCAAGCATCGGTTACGATGAATTGAGCAGAGTAGTGGTAGATATGCAAATGGATTCTAAAGGTGCTAAAGATTGGAAAACGCTTACTGAGAAAAACGTAGGAAAACCAGTTGCTGTAACTTTAGATAACAGAGTATATACTGCGCCAAATGTACAGGGTGCAATTCCTAACGGTAGAACTCAAATCTCGGGTAACTTCTCTCAGGAAGAAGCTAAAGAATTGGTAGACGTTTTAGGAGCTGGTAAATTACCTGCAGGTGCAAAAGTAGTACAGGCTACACAAGTAGGTCCATCTTTAGGACAAGAATCTATTGATGCGGGAGTTATTTCATTCTCTATTGCATTCTTAATTATTATTGCATACATCATTTTCTACTACGGTGGAGCTGGAGTTTATGCAGTAATTGCAATGATCATCAACTTATTCTATATTTTCGGAATTATGGATTCCGGAGACTTTACATTAACGCTTCCTGGTATTGCGGGTATTGTACTTTCAATGGCAATGGCGGTAGATACCAACGTAATTATTTACGAAAGAACGAAAGAAGAATTGTTTGCCGGGAAAAATATTCTTGAAGCCTACAAAGATGGTTTCAAACATGCATTGAATGCGATTATTGATGGTCACTTAACGATGATTTTGACGGCGGTAGTGTTGTTCTTCTTCGGAACAGGTCCTATCAAAGGATTTGCATTAACACTATTGATCGGTGCTGTAATGACATTGTTTACTTCAATCTTACTTTCAAGAGTAATGATTTTCCACAGATTAAATAAAGGAAAAGGACTTTCAGTTTGGACTCCTCCAACGAAAAACCTTTTCAGAAATACGTGGATCGATTTTATTGGAAAAAGAAAATATTCATACATCATTTCTGCAATTTTAACGGTAATTTCTTTAGGATCAATTTTCGTTAATGGATTTAAATTTGGTATCGATTTTACAGGGGGTAGAAACTATGTGGTAAGATTTGATAAAAATGTAAATGCAGAAGATATTGAAAATAATTTGGTGAAAGTTTTCACAACTCAGGATGGTAAAAACTCTTCTGTAGAAGCTAAAACTTTTGGAAATGAAAATCAGCTGAAAATCTCTACAGATTACCTTATCAATGACGAATCATTGAAGGCTGACCAGACGATTGAGCAAAAATTATTTGAAGGTTTAAAACCAAATCTTCCTGCAAACATGACTTTAGAAGAATTTAAATCTGCAGATACAGATCACGCAGGTATTATCTCTTCCGAAAAAGTAGGACCTTCTGTAGCTGATGATATTCAGACACACGGTACTCTTGCAGTAGTTGCTGCATTGGCAGGTATTTTCATCTATATTTTGGTGAGATTTAGAAAATGGCAGTTTTCATTGGGTGCAGTTGCTGCATTGTTACATGATGCTATTATCATCTTGGGTGCGTTCTCACTATTCCATTCTGTAATGCCTTTCAACATGGAGGTTAACCAGGATTTCATCGCGGCAATTCTTACAGTATTAGGATATTCAATTAACGATACGGTAATTATCTTCGATAGAATTAGAGAATACTTAAGAGAGAAAAAAGCGCTTACTTTATCAGGATTGTTTGATGATGCGATTTCTAGTACTTTAGGTAGAACGTTTAACACGACGTTTACTACATTACTTGTAATTCTTGCCATCTTCATCTTTGGTGGAGACAACTTGAGAGGGTTTATGTTTGCATTGTTAATCGGTATTGGTTTTGGGGCATACTCATCAATCTTTATTGCATCAGCAATTGCTTACGACTTCCTTAAATCAGGAAAAGAAGAAGATGTACACGGTAAGTCTTCTTCAGACAAAGAATTGCTTGCTACAAAGTAA
- a CDS encoding WD40/YVTN/BNR-like repeat-containing protein, with amino-acid sequence MKKIFSLLFSLIGLWMFSQKIESFETILNDKISIRAIELYDNKVWYSGTESKFGFVDLKDPKNQKQIKLSENKLQFRTLAQNKDAFYAINIESPAIFFRIDKKTLESEIVEIDSAKNAFYDTLHFNKDKFYTFSDPEDDLEFKMPTFSEKNGSFNFHLETSSDFLLYKGEAAFAASNTNISSTKNFIWLATGGAFSRIFRLNLNTQNFDIFKTPFIQGESSQGIYSIDFYNEKFGIAVGGDYTKQEANVNNIATTNDGGKTWKIQASGKNAGYTTCVKIKPNSKGKEMISVGDQHISYSSDFGKTWKKISDEKGFYVCKWVNGNTVVFAGKDKISLMKLKF; translated from the coding sequence ATGAAAAAAATCTTCAGTTTATTATTTTCTCTCATCGGTTTATGGATGTTTTCTCAAAAAATCGAAAGCTTTGAAACCATTTTAAATGATAAAATTAGCATCCGAGCAATCGAATTGTACGATAATAAAGTCTGGTATTCAGGAACAGAATCTAAATTTGGCTTTGTTGATTTAAAAGACCCTAAAAATCAAAAACAAATTAAACTGTCTGAAAATAAGTTGCAGTTTCGAACATTAGCGCAAAATAAAGACGCTTTTTATGCCATTAATATTGAAAGTCCGGCTATATTTTTCAGAATTGATAAAAAAACTTTAGAAAGTGAGATTGTAGAAATAGATTCTGCAAAAAATGCGTTTTATGATACATTACATTTTAATAAAGATAAATTTTATACATTCAGCGACCCTGAAGATGATTTAGAATTTAAAATGCCTACATTTTCTGAAAAAAATGGAAGTTTTAATTTTCATTTAGAAACATCATCAGATTTTTTACTTTATAAAGGTGAAGCTGCTTTTGCAGCCAGCAATACAAATATTTCTTCTACTAAAAATTTTATTTGGTTGGCAACTGGCGGTGCATTTTCAAGGATTTTTAGATTGAATTTGAATACACAAAATTTTGATATTTTTAAAACGCCTTTTATTCAAGGTGAATCTTCTCAGGGGATTTATTCAATAGATTTTTATAACGAAAAATTCGGCATTGCTGTTGGTGGTGATTACACAAAACAAGAAGCCAATGTTAATAATATTGCCACTACAAATGATGGCGGAAAAACTTGGAAAATTCAAGCATCAGGAAAAAATGCAGGGTACACAACCTGTGTGAAAATAAAACCCAATTCAAAAGGGAAAGAAATGATTTCTGTGGGGGATCAACACATCAGCTATTCTTCAGACTTCGGAAAAACCTGGAAGAAAATTTCCGATGAAAAAGGTTTTTATGTTTGCAAATGGGTAAATGGAAATACGGTGGTTTTTGCAGGGAAAGATAAGATTTCTTTAATGAAATTAAAATTTTAA